From Eleftheria terrae, the proteins below share one genomic window:
- a CDS encoding DUF2147 domain-containing protein: MKQLLALLAAALVCGGAVAQASPVGLWKTIDDGTKKEKSLVRITESAGVLSGKVEKILDPEAKADAVCEKCSDERKDKPVVGLTIIRNVKKNADDAQLWDGGDILDPNNGKVYKVRLKPADGGQKLEVRGYIGAPLLGRTQVWQRVE, from the coding sequence ATGAAACAGCTTCTGGCCCTGCTCGCCGCCGCCCTCGTCTGTGGCGGCGCCGTCGCGCAGGCGTCTCCTGTCGGCCTGTGGAAGACCATCGACGACGGCACCAAGAAGGAGAAGTCGCTGGTGCGCATCACCGAGTCGGCGGGCGTGCTGAGCGGCAAGGTCGAGAAGATCCTGGATCCCGAGGCCAAGGCGGACGCCGTCTGCGAGAAGTGTTCCGACGAACGCAAGGACAAGCCGGTCGTCGGCCTGACGATCATTCGCAACGTCAAGAAAAACGCAGACGATGCGCAGCTCTGGGACGGCGGCGACATCCTCGATCCGAACAACGGCAAGGTCTACAAGGTGAGGCTCAAGCCCGCCGACGGGGGCCAGAAGCTGGAAGTGCGCGGCTATATCGGTGCTCCCCTGCTGGGGCGCACCCAGGTGTGGCAACGCGTCGAATGA